One window from the genome of Helicoverpa zea isolate HzStark_Cry1AcR chromosome 6, ilHelZeax1.1, whole genome shotgun sequence encodes:
- the LOC124630925 gene encoding telomere-associated protein RIF1, with the protein MPEENMNTAIVSALEGLEHYSLENHLSRSKNYGLIQSALDAGDELGLEETERLLAVCVHDLKEDMRYITTIMNIVSVILSRVLVGKYVQRPDLLPSALAVMSVINTTALMSKVEAVKLLCFETYLSYPTDTLIAAAEHHEENMVIFNLYCHMRIPPALRLQACLILHKYMKILPPEKKRQFIDKGVSVWFSKVIPTIMTHLTTVSTDHELLVETLEHLTEELITIDYTGNPQWKSVLECICNGQKYPSVMKGLLQKGSILWHRLWIVFIRLLKHQVTEPQGSVGTPINSMLPVVEAAFKVDVANRCKAFECWNVLIDSFSTETNESNINKRIKLLIIPLKSNNAKAEVTALAKFKCWWHLIQKFQSKVDKFIDTILVSFLHFCFGKHNAIDKSVLIPGQMTVTLKKQCIQAMVDMVGHVSCNGCTNLPKLKGKLINTKNLVDNWNHWIFSLTSTIMMSNTDHGLNKQQMTCLWKSYLFTIGELPENNIRKDLFNEMLSILEHLVKQSEHNSKLAVLVFDVLLLSLFDEDMRMKQLLMIRNDSNESLCKVITCILDPRLHVARQSCDFKEMVTTLRPVVKVILDSGFGSPTFAIHFLLKNLTTSNISCIVWTALAESVSELPHSMLSAKSLSNMLLWPLPLINSFTQLKPLAMTWYTMYDAVYSKVKQNEVLEEAISKLIFADTEDNKPAIYFKLCVTIAVIKQQLAVGKASEKELEVLYALTSRIDNYQNYEALCFMLIDRIFSTIKSIKSSLNETAARFILLIMMKTLKVMTHACKKMKTMASLILPLVESLLKFLIDLLQVENDSIVYDGIIPVIADDLCDSCSYLSNQPLTKASSLIVMKTIVSKIDETHISYKKIKLLVAAIENETACLDKNKFTTPKTKEVPKKAKKIEPSIVSKVVDNGEIYEVVKSNWKFNPRKLTENQKEKLQRKRDDIPALYQDLSQSQDEFKLVSWKTDSQDTSNSSKSESKSKTGDNETTTDILTNLPSSNDVCSNKILENFFSENMKRDDAKVTVSSDKIVNKVEPPVTPKTTKSPRMALKDRVFRNVRNLIEKSGDQKGNKDTPMVLNKTECIAKSPTQSKRDETASVVNSAPPMLSADRPSRVKRKPKKFEELLLLNSKKSRQSLPVLKSKDQSVQFNSTTSTTDKSHRTENNDKELSPPESEKDGKKPDVLQVPEIQTISKSTSPGVVQIDENPQKEMSKVSDETVRKTTDVEEAGKETVKESTDVEESGKETVKKATDVEEAGKKTVKKATDVKEAGKESVKKATDVEETGKESVKKPTDVKEAGKETVKKATDVEETGKNTTTLTVDNSMDIAANDQTPTSKATNVERVVIENKVSSVSKTNTCDDNKDKKPAKRGRKPRVVQEQICIVENSENSQNIDEQSEQIDDELVNEKNDENTSRKTSPSTKDAKQLSTPLKVTKTTENEEQKSTTKKKSIRKSRIEKELAIDMVEGHPFLKMQSQTRLTRKALESTGGRRKSLFEKLNKSKSEVSSGKSDKKSKEKTKDSDSSANSSVTVEDSEDKDAEMKDQTSFSDELPDSEDVIESSQDSTITTISVKSTKKSSKKIPVVTIEKMNLFQDVQKYTVESQSILDCAVIGVQESTKGNQGNKDDSKDIEFSLNKTVAEDKIEANLTENMDTEPIDDKALSVIIINDDIPTPVTISSDETEVGPETQELAEADTQPTDPTSLMEVDNVQKDTSNVTVINITNDHCNNTDKEESLTKDQIDENVVNPSDNRTLTLSESVCAELEKESGSSSPSAIGDEAKRKQDFLNNTLEISPIKNMSPERSTKSPSPETSSDFVVITLSSPVHSNGEPYEKGGSPEVFTEDKVSPDKRDLSPPRVEVTVTNTSPSSSLSLKKNRPQVRSVGRAAQMLGLCCVPDKVQAIINQEKLETEEIKKTSTTSTPARRNLRILYNSVSENIEPPTENEDSEHFLKFRRSLPAVDSSPAGPILKRKLVEIADDATISPASKRKRVSFHDPPVSTTVSVHKYIEPGGVRSPQNSAHKRLERQLRQHTPIKSPKRLDHVFKLDTVLNKAIESFSETGPVPTPDDTQAFSLDETPVVEIIRASELNDSDPICPDLVECKDPIDNIASELSSSAMKSLLVKELVGKVETVGDLAKMTELEVNRLCIKAPKVKVAKKVLSDYASKRVEKPSCDIMVTIDEAIFDEPMPEPQLKGVECVDSEMQTVTNASVEMEMQTMVTPTAVTFVQTETTSTVDTVAQTEESGSKSTADIVKLGLAERPDFVDQVGIQLEESSIRQISERLPISAITDVLMKKVTPSDAKTLLNRVLEKQWNKDQGNDNRSSKELSFIREYMCDRFDPKDLILFCSEVLKSVYDTRSPR; encoded by the exons ATGCCGGAAGAAAACATGAATACAGCCATAGTATCGGCGTTGGAAGGTTTAGAACACTATAGTTTAGAGAACCATTTGTCTAGAAGCAAGAATTACGGCTTGATACAAAGTGCTCTTGATGCTGGAGATGAATTGGGTTTGGAAGAAACTGAGAGGTTACTGGCAGTATGTGTACACGACTTGAAAGAGGACATGAGATACATAACTACCATCATGAACATAGTATCTGTTATTTTGTCCAGAGTCTTG GTGGGTAAATATGTACAGCGTCCAGACTTGCTGCCTTCGGCTTTAGCAGTGATGTCTGTGATAAACACAACAGCTTTGATGAGTAAAGTGGAAGCCGTGAAGCTGTTGTGCTTTGAGACATATCTGTCGTACCCTACTGACACACTCATTGCTGCAGCAGAGCATCATGAAGAGAACATGGTGATATTCAACCTGTACTGCCATATGAGGATACCTCCTGCACTAAGATTGCAG GCATGTTTGATTCTTCACAAGTACATGAAAATCCTGCCACCAGAGAAAAAAAGGCAATTTATTGATAAAGGAGTATCTGTTTGGTTCTCAAAAGTAATTCCTACAATAATGACTCATCTGACTACAGTGTCTACAGATCATGAATTGCTTGTAGAGACACTTGAACATTTGACTGAAGAACTCATCACTATAGACTACACTGGCAATCCCCAGTGGAAAAGTGTTCTGGAGTGTATTTGTAATGGACAaaa GTACCCAAGTGTGATGAAAGGTCTTTTACAAAAAGGAAGTATTTTATGGCATAGACTATGGATAGTTTTTATAAGACTACTTAAGCATCAAGTGACTGAACCACAGGGGAGCGTAGGAACTCCCATAAATTCCATGCTGCCAGTAGTTGAGGCAGCATTCAAAGTAGATGTGGCCAACAGATGTAAAGCATTCGAGTGTTGGAATGTACTCATTGACAGTTTCTCCACTGAAACAAATGAAAGCAACATAAACAAAAGAATTAAACTGCTCATAATACCACTCAAGTCAAACAATGCTAAAGCGGAAGTTACGGCTCTAGCTAAGTTTAAATGTTGGTGGCATTTAATTCAGAAATTCCAGAGCAAAGTAGACAAGTTTATTGACACTATTCTTGTTTCATTTTTGCATTTCTGCTTTGGAAAACACAATGCCATAGATAAATCAGTTTTAATACCTGGACAAATGACTGTGACATTGAAAAAACAATGTATACAAGCAATGGTGGATATGGTAGGCCATGTCAGTTGTAATGGTTGCACAAACTTACCTAAACTAAAAGGCAAATTGATCAACACAAAAAATCTAGTGGACAATTGGAATCATTGGATCTTCTCTCTAACTTCAACCATTATGATGTCAAATACTGATCATGGcttaaataaacaacaaatgaCATGTTTGTGGAAGTCATACCTTTTCACTATTGGTGAATTGcctgaaaataatataagaaaggATCTTTTTAATGAAATGCTGTCCATATTAGAACATCTTGTGAAG cAAAGTGAACACAACAGTAAACTGGCTGTTTTAGTGTTCGATGTGTTGTTACTGTCTTTATTTGATGAAGATATGAGAATGAAACAACTCTTAATGATCAGGAATGATTCAAATGAGTCTCTATGCAAAGTTATAACTTGTATATTAGATCCTAGATTGCATGTTGCTCGTCAAAg TTGTGATTTCAAAGAGATGGTAACAACTCTGAGACCAGTGGTGAAGGTGATATTAGATTCAGGGTTTGGTTCACCGACATTTGCCATACATTTCCTGCTGAAGAACTTAACTACAAGCAACATATCTTGCATTGTATGGACTGCTCTTGcagagtcagtcagtgagttgCCACATAGCATGCTCAGTGCAAAAAGTTTGTCCAATATGTTGCTGTGGCCACTGCCATTGATTAACTCATTTACCCAA CTAAAACCTCTGGCCATGACATGGTATACAATGTATGATGCAGTTTATTCAAAAGTCAAGCAGAATGAGGTATTAGAAGAGgcaatatcaaaattaatttttgCTGACACTGAAGATAATAAACCTGCGATATATTTTAAACTGTGTGTCACAATCGCTGTAATAAAGCAGCAATTGGCAGTTG GTAAAGCATCTGAAAAGGAATTGGAAGTACTATATGCTTTGACAAGTCGCATTGATAACTACCAAAATTATGAAGCTCTATGTTTTATGCTTATTGATAGAAttttttctacaataaaatCTATCAAATCAAGTTTGAATGAAACTGCTGCTCGGTTTATATTACTCATTATGATGAAAACATTGAAAGTGATGACTCATGCTTGCAAGAAGATGAAGACCATG GCCTCCCTCATACTGCCCCTTGTTGAAAGTTTGTTgaagtttttaattgatttattacaaGTTGAAAATGACAGTATTGTATATGACGGAATAATTCCAGTTATAGCTGATGATTTATGTGATTCATGTTCATATCTATCAAATCAGCCTTTAACTAAAGCCTCAAGTCTTATTGTCATGAAAACAATAGTATCGAAAATTGATGAAACTCACATAagctataaaaaaattaaattattagtagCTGCTATTGAGAACGAAACTGCATGCTtggacaaaaataaattcacaacacctaaaacaaaagaagttcCAAAGAAGGCCAAGAAAATAGAGCCAAGCATAGTTAGTAAGGTTGTCGACAACGGTGAAATATATGAAGTGGTGAAATCAAACTGGAAATTCAATCCAAGAAAACTAACTGAAAATCAAAAAGAGAAATTACAAAGGAAAAGAGATGACATTCCAGCCTTGTATCAAGATCTATCTCAATCTCAAGATGAATTTAAACTGGTCTCCTGGAAGACAGACTCACAAGACACATCCAACAGCAGTAAATCAGAAAGTAAATCAAAAACAGGAGATAATGAAACTACAACCGATATTCTCACAAACTTACCCAGTTCTAATGATGTGTGTAGTAATAAAATACTAGAAAACTTCTTTTCTGAAAATATGAAGAGGGATGATGCTAAAGTAACAGTCTCTTCAGATAAGATTGTTAATAAAGTTGAACCACCTGTTACTCCTAAAACTACTAAATCACCGCGCATGGCTTTAAAAGACCGCGTCTTTCGCAATGTAAGAAATCTAATAGAAAAGTCGGGAGACCAAAAAGGAAATAAAGATACACCTATGGTACTTAATAAAACTGAATGCATTGCCAAGTCTCCGACACAATCTAAAAGAGATGAAACAGCAAGTGTTGTTAATTCAGCACCTCCAATGTTATCGGCTGATAGACCGTCACGAGTGAAAAGAAAGCCAAAGAAGTTTGAAGAGTTGCTGTTATTAAATTCGAAAAAAAGTCGCCAGTCTTTACCAGTCCTGAAATCGAAAGATCAATCAGTGCAGTTTAATTCTACCACGTCTACAACAGACAAATCTCATAGAACTGAGAATAATGACAAGGAACTCAGTCCACCCGAGTCTGAAAAAGATGGAAAGAAACCTGATGTTTTACAAGTGCCAGAAATTCAAACTATTTCTAAGTCAACCTCTCCTGGTGTAGTGCAAATTGATGAAAACCCACAGAAAGAAATGTCTAAAGTCAGTGACGAGACTGTCAGAAAAACGACTGACGTTGAAGAAGCAGGAAAAGAGACTGTCAAAGAATCGACTGACGTTGAAGAATCAGGAAAAGAGACTGTCAAAAAAGCGACTGACGTTGAAGAAGCAGGAAAAAAGACTGTTAAAAAAGCGACTGACGTTAAAGAAGCAGGAAAAGAGAGTGTCAAAAAAGCGACTGACGTTGAAGAAACAGGAAAAGAATCTGTCAAAAAACCGACTGACGTTAAAGAAGCAGGAAAAGAGACTGTCAAAAAAGCGACTGACGTTGAAGAAACAGGAAAAAACACTACAACCTTGACCGTAGATAATAGTATGGATATAGCGGCAAATGATCAAACGCCAACTTCTAAAGCCACGAACGTTGAAAGAGTAGTAATCGAAAATAAGGTTTCTAGCGTCAGTAAAACAAACACATGTGATGACAATAAAGACAAAAAACCTGCCAAAAGGGGTAGAAAGCCTCGGGTAGTCCAGGAACAAATTTGCATTGTTGAGAATAGTGAAAATTCTCAAAACATAGATGAACAGTCAGAACAAATAGATGATGAATTAGTAAATGAGAAAAACGATGAAAACACTAGTAGGAAAACAAGTCCGAGCACAAAAGATGCTAAACAATTGTCAACACCTCTAAAAGTAACGAAGACTACGGAGAATGAAGAGCAAAAGTCAACTACCAAAAAGAAAAGCATTAGAAAATCGAGAATTGAGAAGGAACTAGCAATAGACATGGTTGAAGGACATCCATTTTTAAAAATGCAATCTCAGACAAGGCTCACCAGGAAAGCTCTTGAATCCACTGGCGGACGacgaaagagtttgtttgagaAGCTAAATAAGTCAAAATCGGAAGTTAGTTCTGGCAAAAGTGATAAGAAAAGTAAAGAGAAAACCAAAGACAGTGATAGTTCCGCAAACTCCTCAGTAACTGTTGAAGATAGTGAGGACAAAGATGCTGAAATGAAAGATCAGACTTCATTTTCAGACGAACTCCCAGACTCCGAAGATGTTATTGAAAGTTCACAAGATTCCACAATAACGACGATATCAGTGAAATCTACGAAAAAGTCGTCAAAGAAGATTCCTGTTGTAACAATAGAGAAAATGAATCTGTTTCAGGATGTACAGAAATATACAGTTGAATCTCAGAGCATTTTAGACTGTGCAGTTATTGGAGTACAAGAATCAACCAAAGGCAATCAAGGGAATAAAGATGACAGTAAAGATATCGAGTTTTCCCTGAACAAAACTGTTGCAGAAGATAAAATTGAAGCTAATCTTACAGAAAATATGGATACAGAACCAATTGATGACAAAGCGCTCTCTGTGATTATTATAAACGATGATATTCCAACGCCGGTGACGATCAGCAGTGATGAAACCGAAGTGGGCCCTGAAACTCAGGAACTAGCTGAAGCCGACACCCAACCAACAGATCCTACTTCCTTAATGGAGGTGGACAATGTACAGAAAGATACATCTAATGTGACAGTTATAAATATCACCAATGACCATTGCAATAACACAGACAAAGAAGAATCTTTGACTAAAGATCAAATAGACGAGAATGTAGTAAATCCTTCTGATAATAGAACACTGACCTTATCTGAGTCAGTCTGTGCAGAGTTGGAAAAAGAGAGTGGCTCTTCATCACCTTCAGCAATTGGAGATGAGGCTAAGCGAAAACAAGATTTCTTAAATAATACGTTAGAGATATCACCGATTAAGAATATGAGCCCCGAAAGAAGTACAAAGTCACCGTCACCTGAGACTAGTAGTGATTTCGTGGTCATCACTTTGTCATCTCCTGTGCACAGTAATGGCGAACCTTATGAAAAAGGTGGGTCTCCTGAAGTGTTTACAGAAGACAAAGTGTCTCCTGATAAAAGGGATCTCTCTCCGCCGAGAGTTGAAGTTACTGTGACCAATACTAGCCCCAGTTCTTCTCTATCTCTCAAGAAAAACAGACCTCAAGTGCGCTCTGTAGGTCGAGCAGCGCAAATGTTAGGTCTATGCTGCGTCCCTGATAAAGTGCAAGCTATAATAAATCAAGAAAAACTTGAAACAGAAGAGATCAAAAAGACTAGCACTACAAGTACACCCGCTAGAAGAAACTTACGAATCTTATACAATTCTGTAAGTGAAAATATTGAACCGCCAACTGAAAATGAAGACAGTGAACATTTCCTAAAATTCAGGCGATCACTGCCTGCAGTCGATAGCAGTCCAGCAGGTCCCATACTCAAGAGAAAGCTTGTAGAGATTGCTGATGATGCTACGATATCACCAGCCAGTAAA agaaAAAGAGTAAGCTTCCATGACCCACCAGTGTCTACTACAGTATCAGTTCATAAGTACATTGAACCGGGCGGCGTTCGATCTCCACAAAACTCTGCACATAAACGTCTGGAAAGGCAACTGCGACAGCATACGCCCATCAAGTCTCCTAAACGTTTAGACCATGTTTTCAAACTGGACACAGTATTGAATAAAGCCATAGAAAGTTTCTCAGAAACTGGTCCTGTTCCCACTCCAGATGACACTCAAGCCTTCTCTCTCGATGAGACGCCTGTTGTTGAAATTATTAGAGCCAGTGAATTAAATGACAGTGATCCCATATGCCCAGACTTAGTAGAATGTAAGGATCCTATAGACAACATAGCCAGCGAATTATCTTCGTCAGCAATGAAGTCATTGCTTGTTAAAGAATTAGTTGGTAAGGTAGAAACAGTTGGTGATTTGGCAAAGATGACAGAACTTGAAGTAAACAGGTTGTGTATTAAAGCTCCTAAAGTCAAAGTGGCAAAGAAAGTATTGTCAGATTACGCTTCAAAGAGGGTGGAAAAACCATCTTGTGATATTATGGTGACGATTGATGAGGCTATATTTGACGAGCCTATGCCGGAGCCCCAGCTTAAAGGCGTTGAGTGTGTTGATAGTGAAATGCAAACCGTCACGAATGCTTCCGTCGAGATGGAAATGCAAACCATGGTAACACCGACTGCTGTTACATTTGTACAGACTGAGACTACTTCAACTGTGGATACAGTTGCGCAGACCGAAGAATCTGGCAGTAAATCTACTGCTGATATTGTTAAATTAGGTTTAGCAGAG AGACCAGACTTCGTGGATCAAGTTGGCATACAATTAGAAGAGTCATCTATCCGGCAGATTAGTGAAAGGTTGCCTATCAGTGCTATAACTGACGTGTTAATGAAGAAGGTCACACCTTCTGACGCTAAAACTCTCTTAAACAGAGTACTAGAGAAGCAGTGGAATAAGGACCAGGGAAATGATAATCGCAGTAGTAAAGAATTATCATTCATCCGAGAATACATGTGTGACAGGTTTGACCCCAAAGATTTGATTTTGTTCTGTAGTGAAGTCCTAAAGTCTGTGTATGATACGCGCTCGCCTCGTTAA
- the LOC124630926 gene encoding patched domain-containing protein 3 — protein sequence MGCRLTIVDDVLNKSFYKLGLVVGRQPGYFIIIPVLLSLLMITGYQRIHYEMDPEYLFSPVSGQGKYERRIVEENFKVNYSHRFNVGRITRAGRFGRVIIVAKDNNTNMLRTEVWKELRQLDELVQNMTVTLPSGETFTYKEECARWEGQCFTNDILNLDKIIGEVERGELNLTFPIMFNPVTWEAHAFPVFFGGSKVVDDIIVSVPAVQLVWFVRTDTKAQLDGRGAAWEDAFLDTVGIAEDTGRFKHISVARFASRTLDHELEKNTRTVIPFFSSTFILMGIFSIVTCMMGDWVRSKPWLGLLGNISAVMATAAAFGCAIYLGISFIGINLAAPFLMIGIGIDDTFVMLAAWRRASPKLPVPERMAIMLSEAAVSITITSVTDMLSFFIGIFSPFPSVQIFCMYSGLAVCFTFVWHLTFFAGCVAISGYREKQNRHTITWMKVLPESRARKEEKSWMYRIFCSGGIDAADPDNPIDNKEHCIMAFFRTTMADLLNNGYVKALVIVVFIAYLAGAGYGVTNLKEGLERRKLSKVDSYSVEFFDREDLYYREFPYRIQVVISGEYNYSDPKVQDEVEALTKSLENTSYISNSLYTESWLRTFVDYVSRNNDYLNVTIDNEDDFIQNLKELWLFPANPFSLDVKFNDEGNRIVASRFLVQAVNISGTNHEKEMVRALRDVVAKSPLNASVFHPYFVFFDQFELVRPTSLQNLCYGALMMMITSFVFIPNILCSLWVAFSIISIEIGVVGYMALWDINLDSISMINLIMCIGFSVDFTAHICYAYMASKAKSPDDKVSECLYSLGLPIVQGSFSTILGVIALLLADSYIFSVFFKMVFMVIFFGAMHGLFLLPVLLSLFGPGSCTRRTDDVKMAKLEKCFPNPYCMPHPQLVLNDQIYNGKNLNPNGIYKIYGDDKDLGIGTSGEDTSESSSNQSQRRQLGDDENGRKKYDDGWKRSAYCQNSASQFQPSGELDLYGHDMDRNWQRQRYEDNRRVFDNYRKPPAAGRTRDDEWVSARKTSDGGPRREGTYRVTRAHSHHNIHRSRAPRRSNSHQNLEHLDYVAEMRFP from the exons ATGGGTTGCAGGCTCACAATCGTGGACGATGTCCTCAACAAATCCTTCTACAAACTCGGTTTAGTCGTCGGCAGACAACCCgggtacttcatcatcatccccGTTCTCCTCTCACTGCTCATGATCACAGGATACCAAAGAATTCACTATGAAATGGACCCAGAGTACCTTTTTTCCCCCGTCAGTGGACAAGGCAAATATGAAAGGAGAATCGTCGAGGAAAATTTCAAAGTCAACTATTCACACAGATTTAACGTTGGAAGGATTACGCGGGCAG GACGATTCGGCAGAGTAATAATCGTAGCGAAAGACAATAACACGAACATGCTGCGAACAGAAGTGTGGAAGGAACTGCGACAGCTGGATGAGCTGGTTCAGAACATGACGGTGACGCTACCGAGCGGAGAGACCTTCACTTATAAGGAAGAGTGCGCGCGCTGGGAAGGACAATGCTTCACCAACGACATTCTCAATTTGGACAAGATTATTGGCGAG GTGGAGCGAGGCGAACTAAACCTGACGTTCCCCATAATGTTCAACCCTGTGACATGGGAGGCCCACGCGTTCCCGGTGTTCTTCGGGGGCTCCAAGGTCGTGGACGATATCATAGTGTCTGTGCCAGCGGTTCAGCTCGTCTGGTTCGTGAGGACGGACACGAAAGCACAGCTAGACGGGAG AGGTGCGGCATGGGAAGACGCATTTTTGGACACAGTAGGAATAGCAGAAGACACAGGCCGATTCAAGCACATCTCCGTCGCACGATTTGCCTCCCGAACCCTCGACCACGAACTTGAAAAGAACACGAGAACAGTCATACCATTCTTCAGTTCCACTTTTATTCTCATGGGGATATTCTCCATCGTGACTTGTATGATGGGCGACTGGGTTCGTTCCAAACCATGGCTGGGTTTGCTGGGCAACATATCGGCTGTGATGGCCACGGCAGCAGCGTTCGGATGCGCTATATATTTAGGCATTTCCTTCATTGGAATCAATTTAGCTGCACCCTTCTTAATGATTG GTATTGGTATTGACGATACGTTCGTGATGTTGGCGGCGTGGAGGCGGGCGTCTCCCAAGCTCCCTGTGCCAGAGCGAATGGCCATCATGTTGTCTGAAGCAGCGGTGTCTATCACAATTACCTCGGTCACAGACATGCTCTCATTCTTCATCGGTATTTTCTCTCCATTCCCGTCGGTACAAATATTCTGCATGTACTCGG GACTCGCCGTTTGCTTCACATTTGTATGGCATCTGACATTCTTCGCTGGATGTGTCGCCATATCAGGTTACCgtgaaaaacaaaatagacaTACGATAACATGGATGAAGGTTTTGCCAGAATCCAGGGCCAGGAAAG aagaaAAATCATGGATGTACAGAATATTCTGCAGTGGAGGCATAGACGCAGCCGATCCTGATAACCCCATCGACAACAAGGAGCATTGCATCATGGCTTTCTTCAGAACCACCATGGCAGATTTGCTGAACAACGGCTACGTGAAAGCCCTAGTTATCGTGGTGTTTATAGCGTACCTGGCGGGAGCAGGGTACGGAGTGACCAATCTCAAGGAAGGGTTAGAAAGAAGGAAGttatccaaagtggattcataCTCTGTTGAGTTCTTTGACCGTGAAGATCTGTATTACAGAGAATTCCCATATAGAATTCAG GTGGTTATAAGTGGAGAATACAATTATTCGGATCCAAAAGTTCAAGATGAAGTAGAAGCTTTGACCAAGAGCTTGGAGAACACTTCGTACATATCAAACTCGCTGTACACAGAGTCTTGGCTTCGAACCTTCGTCGACTACGTATCGAGAAATAACGACTACTTGAACGTGACTATCGATAATGAGGATGACTTCATTCAGAATCTTAAAGAA ttgtGGCTGTTCCCAGCAAACCCATTCTCTCTAGACGTGAAGTTTAACGATGAAGGAAATCGAATTGTAGCTTCAAGATTTCTAGTTCAAGCAGTCAACATCAGCGGAACAAACCATGAGAAAGAAATGGTTCGAGCACTAAGAGACGTTGTTGCTAAGTCTCCTCTGAATGCCTCTGTATTTCATCCTTATTTCGTCTTTTTCGATCAG TTCGAACTTGTGAGGCCGACTTCACTTCAGAATTTATGCTACGGTGCTCTTATGATGATGATCACGTCATTTGTATTCATCCCTAACATCCTGTGCTCTCTGTGGGTGGCTTTCAGTATAATATCCATTGAAATTGGAGTAGTAGGTTACATGGCCCTTTGGGATATCAATCTTGACTCAATATCCATGATTAACTTGATTATGTGTATCGGCTTCTCCGTTGATTTCACTGCGCATATCTGTTACGCGTACATGGCTTCCAAAGCAAAGTCCCCTGACGATAAAGTCAGCGAATGTCTCTACTCCCTCGGGTTGCCCATAGTTCAAGGATCGTTCAGTACTATTCTCGGTGTCATAGCTTTGCTCCTGGCTGACAGTTACATTTTCTCCGTGTTTTTCAAAATGGTTTTCATGGTCATATTCTTTGGAGCAATGCACGGCCTCTTCTTACTTCCAGTACTTTTGTCTCTGTTTGGTCCTGGTTCTTGCACCAGAAGGACCGACGATGTCAAAATGGCTAAATTAGAGAAATGTTTCCCCAATCCTTACTGTATGCCTCACCCACAGCTAGTTCTCAATGATCAAATATACAACGGTAAGAATTTGAACCCGAATGGTATTTACAAGATTTATGGCGATGACAAAGATCTAGGAATAGGCACGTCAGGCGAGGACACTAGCGAAAGTAGTTCCAACCAGTCGCAACGCCGGCAATTAGGCGACGATGAGAATGGCCGGAAAAAATATGACGACGGGTGGAAGCGATCTGCTTATTGCCAGAACTCTGCTAGCCAGTTTCAACCGTCCGGTGAATTAGATCTTTACGGTCACGATATGGATCGTAATTGGCAACGACAACGCTATGAAGACAATCGCCGGGTTTTCGACAATTACCGGAAACCTCCGGCAGCAGGGCGGACGCGCGATGACGAGTGGGTGTCGGCGCGGAAGACGAGCGACGGCGGGCCGCGGCGCGAGGGCACGTACCGCGTGACGCGCGCGCACTCGCACCACAACATCCACCGCTCGCGCGCTCCCCGCCGCTCCAACTCGCATCAGAACTTAGAACATTTAGACTACGTCGCAGAAATGCGTTTTCCCTGA